Within Xiphophorus hellerii strain 12219 chromosome 10, Xiphophorus_hellerii-4.1, whole genome shotgun sequence, the genomic segment agcCACATAAAGTGTCCTTAACTATATCTTTTTGATGATGGTCTTCTAATTACTATAAATGCTTAACAcctgatctaaaaaaaaaactattgtgaaaatgtgcaatatatttcttttttttttacccttacagtctatataatttaatttataaaattgtCAGCAACCATTAATGCCCgtttgtgtttcattatttCCAGTTCATCGGATGTTTATGATTAAAGAGGTTCCCCATGATTGGAGTCCTAGTTTGGACAGTGAGAATCCAGAAGCCCAcatgaaggaggaagaggagagactGTGGATCAGTCAGGAAGAAGAGTTGCTTACTGTGAAGATTAAAGATGGAGAGAAACCTCATTTATCAGAGCTTTATCAAATCCAAACTGAAGACCATCTAGAGACAGAAGTTCCAACCAGCAGTTCACCTGAACCTGTTGCAGAGAACTTTAGAAGGCCAGAACCAGACGGGGACCCAGAGCCTGTATGTCCCTCCCAGCAAAGTAACATGGCAGATGGGGAGAAATCATTTGGTTGCAATTTGTGCGATAAAAGTTTCAGACGTAagcattttgttaaattacacatgatgactcacacagGAAAGAGAGAGCATAGTTGTGATCTTTGTGGTAAAGGATTTGTAGAAAAGTGTTCTCTTCAGACACAATGTCCACCCCGGAGAGAAACCTTTTGCCTGTGATGTTTGCTGTAGAAGTTTTCATGGAAAGACAAGTCTTACTACTCACAAGAAGGTCCACTCGGAAGAAAACCCTTTTTCACGTGATGTTTGTGGTTCATGATTTTggttaaaatcaatttttaaaaagcacatacAGATCCATTCCACAGAGAAACCATTTGTTTGTAGTGTTTGTAGAAAAAGGTTTTTGCGACAAGGAAATCTAAAGAGTCACATGCATATTCACACCAGAGAGAGACCGATTATTTGTAGTGTTTGTAGTAAAGGATTTTCTCAACTAATTCATTTGATGAGTCACATGCGTGTTCACATGGAAGAGAAACCATTGACTTGTGGCTTTTGCTACAAAAGATTTTCCCATTCAATTAGTCTAAAGAATAACATGCTTGTTCATACAGGAGACAAACCTTTTGTTGGTAGGGTTTGCGATAAAGGATTTTCAAGACTAGAGATTCTAAAGAAACACATGCCTGTTCATACAGGAGAGAAACCGtttatttgtgaatttaatcagttaatttttctaaattgtCAACGAGTTTAATCCATCTCTGCATTATGTGCAGCAATCGGGAATTTTTTCCCGATTGCCAAATCGGGAAAAAATTGACTTTTGTTTAGTAGCAGTACTAAATTGCACTTTGAAATATTGGGTGAATTTAGAGGCTTTTATTGCGATAAAAAAggtcatttctattttttttgaGCTGCAAAGAACTCATGTTGGGTTATATAAACATTGTTCAAAGTTAGCCGATCATTCTGTActaaaaaaacacttctgagattttatttcctCCAAGGAAACAAAACGATTGAGTAAAACTGTTTAATgattgttttcctttgtatgatCTTCTTCAAGACCAAACATGCAGGatgactttggacaccactgctataggtttttacttttttaaatagtGTGCTGTTCAATTCAGTGTCTAAATCTGAGCCTTGATATTATTGCAGCTTCTTTCCTACCTTTTCCATTCAACTCTCATTTCACCTGCTTTCCTTTGTGCATTCATGCTTTTCTCAACTAGCTGCTGAGAAAACCTAATTACCcaggtttcaaaataaaatctgggaTAACATGTTTTTGATACATCCCCCAAtttaatcagaataaaatatctatagaaagtcaattttaaaaatgaaagtttttaagCATATCTAATACTTCCTGAAGAAACtatttaattcacaaataaagcaaacactAAAATTACCATTTATTTCTCAATGTTGACATGCACAGAGGATCACACAGAGGCACATAAGGATGAACACAGATATAATTTAAAAGTTGAGAATATACATTAATgtcaaaaggaaaaatacataGTTGTGAAAAAAGTGCTGGTTCTACAAAATGCATGACTGTATTAAGATAATTGAAACTTTGAgcagaaacacaacatttaCAGGAATATAGAAACAATTACCATAAACAAGTCAAGTGGGTTTGCTGGGAGTAGACTGTTATGCAGAATTAAAAGTGTCCGTCAGTAGGTTTAATCAGTTTTGTAATCCCGATCTTTCTCTTACACTGTTTGGTATAGTTTaggtttatgtttaaaaaagtaGTTTAGggtttttgagaaaatattaGCAGGCAACAATTGCAGCTAATcccatttattttgctttgaaacAACAAAGATCAAATGCTATTTGCCTGgtggaaatgtaaaatattgcacaaatccttcttagagttaactacaacatatttttttagatttatatcATATAATGTCTTTTATTAGGTATTTACCTTACCAGGTTGCCCCTAAGATAATTTAAGTGCCACCACAGATGAGTGCAGCTGTGTTTTAGCGTGCTCTGTTTGGTGTTAATTCATATTTTGCCAAATCGGGAAGCCTGGTTACATTAACAAAAAGGTTACTTTTACAACTCCAGCTCTTTGCCTCATTGGGAAGAgatctaaaatatgaaaaagttgcAACAATGTAGTTCTTCTTGGAAATGTACCGTATATATCACAACCATTTCTTTCCGATACTGTTGCACTACAGAATCACAGCACTAACATTTCTAATGCAAAAACACCAACACAACTGCAATCAGATAAGTAGCAAATAAAGCTAAGATAtactcaggaaaaaaaaagacagacacaACAATCCTCTCACACGCTGTACAGTTCATCTATGAAGCCAACAGGTGTGTAGACAATGTTGGTAATATTGCATGTCACTTTGTGCTTCAGCATCTGAACTCTCCAGGCACCTACACCAGGATATTATTTGAGGACTTCAGGTctcatttcagcagcaaaatcCCAGCTTTGTTTCAAGACAACATCTCTGACTCCATCTGCAGGTGGATCACAGAGACTTCCTGTCTGACAGGAAGCACCAATCAATCTGTAGAAAATGTACCTGGCTAACATCTGCTCTCTTTACAGGACCCATATGTCTGCAGGacattaagagaaaaaaaaaaagatagggGTTTGGCCAAATCCTTCACCACCCTGAATACAAaccttttgagtttttttccctcccaaaAGAGGTGGAGATCCATCAGAAACTAAAAcctgagagttttttttttcccacaactgcagctggattgttCAATGCAACTGAGCAGGCTGctcacctccacctccacctgcaCTTGAGTTGCCTCACAAGTCACAGTTTGGACCTCAAACCTTAATACAGAGCATTCTGGTCTCAAGCTGGAAAACTGAGATTTGCCATTTCTATTGGTGACGACTAAAAGTACAAGGTGGTTAGTATATATTTCTCCATATTTTATACattgaaacagacaaaaacatgtttatattatattcatatattatatttatattgtttatatcCAATATTTTGCAGCTCTATGAGCACCGCTGATTAAATGAGACTCACATTGTTAAGTGATAATAGTCTATTTTAACAACTTTCACTAGATTCTATACATGCGCATACGACTGATGGAAAACATGGAGTTGCCTGGCGAGCTCCAACTTTCCTAGTTAGAATTATGACTTCATTCCTGTCTTTCCAactgaaaatttgaaaaaagctGAAGGAGCTTTTAGTAAAATACTTTTAGTAAAATCTGCTGGTACAAACCTCTCTGTTGAGTGGAGATCTGTTTCTGCTTGATCTGTGTCTCCTTCCAAGACTTTAAATTACAATCATCAATTTCTTAGACCTGCTTATCAACTacaaacactgaaattaaacaaactcTATGTTGAGTGAACACTCATGTGACCATTAAGGTATCTTTGTTGTGAAAATCCCCTACTACAAACActacaaacaaatggcttctcaccagtgtgaacACGCATGTGGGTTTTTAGAGTATCACTATGTGAAAAGCTTCTACTGCAAACACTGCAGGTGTATGGTTTCTCTCCGGTATGGACAGACATGTGTCGCTTTAAAGTTTCTTGATATGAAAATGCTCTACTGCATACACTGCAATTGTAGGGTCTCTCTCCTGTGTGAACGCGCATGTGACTGTTAAGACGAGTTTGTAGTGGAAATCCTTTACTACAAAAACCACAAATGAAcggtttctctcctgtgtgaacaCGCATGTGTCTCGTGAAATTATTTTCGTGTACAAACTCTTTACTGCAAAGGCTACAGACAAACGGTCTCTCTGCAGCGTGGATCTTCGAGTGCTTCGTAAGAcagacatttcttttaaatcttgcACCACAAGTATCACAggaaaaaggtttttctcctgAATGAACCTTTAGGTGATCTCTAAGAATTGTTTTTGCGTGGAACCTTCTACCACAAACATCACAGGCAAATGGTTTCTCTCCAGTGTGGACTCTAATGTGTTCCTGAAggcaactgttttttttaaaacattttccacaaaggTCACATCTATGGTTCCTGCTTTGTACATGAACCATCATGTGCAATCTaacacatttcttatttttgaaacttttgccGCAAATACTGCAACTAAACGGCTTTTCTCCTGATTGGACTTCACTCTGAACAGCAGGTTTAGAGCACAATTGAGAACTTTGGCCCGTTTTGTGAATTGCCATCTCACTTTGTTGAGAAAAGCATGCTGGATTTGGGTtcctgtctggttctggttctccacAGTGCTCTCCATCAAGGTCTGATTTTCTCTTCTCTGCTGGGCTCCTGGTTGCACCATCTGTCTTACTTTCTTCATCACTTTTGATCTGCTCAATGACCTGTTTCTCTTCATCTTCACTTTTCACAGTAAGCTGCTCTTCCTTCAGACAGATCCTTagttcctcctcttcctcctttacGTGTGGGGTGTTTGAGTTCTGCTGGTACAAACTAGAGCTCCAGTCATGGGGAACCTCTTCTTTAGCTTTTATCATGTGAACATCTGAAATCattgaaacacagaaaaaaaatttacaattacCTGCAAatcataaaagtaaaacaatgaaatctaatacacaaaacaaaatctactaaatatttatatctgatTTAGtgcttaagttttttttttttaatgaaaaaacaatCATAAGTAAGCTATATATACATTTACTCATGTCAGCCAAAAGGATAGCAACCCAGCAATGATGTAAACAAGCTCCAAATATAAATTACGACACAtcatacaaagaaaatattaaaagatgaaaataaaaatactagcGGTGCagcaattgcagttttctggtcagTCAGTCCTCTCCTACGGCAGAGGTaaataagatcagtggataagttCAGTTTCACATGTATCGGCTGATTGCTGATCACCCATAATCAAAGAAACAAGGTCGACTGATCGGTGCACCCCCAAAAATGCATGAGATATTTTGATAGTGTCTGCCGCCTGAAGTGTTTGTTCAAATATCACAAAGCCCTTTTTGTTACTGGCTTTAGGAGAAAAATGGATGAGCTATGGACCTCTTAACTGTTATCCCAAAAAGGAGATGGGTCCGATGGGTCGATGAGGAGCTTGCAGTTTCATACCCCTGGCTTTATTTTATATCCAAAACAAgcttaataaaacattgttctgTTATTTAGAAGGTGATACACTTATCCTTTCTAAGTGCTTTCTGCTTACGTACTTTTCTCCCTCAGACAAGCCAATGTGTGTGACTTACTGAGATCCTTGTTGTCTTCAGTCTGATCCAGTTGTGATGTGGATGCTGCAGGTATGGGGGGCTCCAACCTGAGCCCTCCAGGTTCATCTGCTTCAACCTTCATcacctcagagatcctcactcCTCTCGacttttcctttccactgtccTTGTCTTCAACCTTCATATATTCTATAATATGTAGGTTTCAGGCAGATATCCTGTATCTTCTTCTGTCTGAAATTAGAATCAGACACAATTCGGTATCTGATCAAATAAAGTGTAATAGCAGAGTCTAATACCTTGGTCAGTAGTTCTGTGTCCACTCTGTTTCTGTCCCCAGTCTCTCGGTCCTCAGCTGGACAAGGTGAGAAGAGGTGACCTCAGACGTACAGACTGACTTGTCCTGTAGACTCAAAgcacaaacttttaaaagcgTCAAGGCCAGAAATACTAAGTTTCTGCTGTTAGCTGCTTTAGCTACATGGTTGCTAACGGTCGATCAACCACCCATTCACTCCGTTTATTAAGCCTTAAATACGCTACTTACTGCAAGCATGTGGTTGTGACGTCATCGCGAAGACTATAATATCAAATCCACAACACACACCTGTTCTTACACAAACAttaagatgttgtttttttttatctgggtATAGTGAGATTAGCCAGTCAGGCTAACGTTGCTACTTCCGGTTACTGCCTGCTAACTGACCAATGAATTTCAAGTAAAGTTCTGACTAAAGAAACTACGTCCTCTTTCAAATATTAACTTTCCAAGTTAAAACAATGCTACTGTGAAGGAACTCACTAATAAGACACTTGTTTATGCCCTATTCCGTTTAGAATTGttccaaatatatttattactatataatttgttttcataCTCTTATTCACAAAAACGTAACCAGTAGTATGCCAGTAGTCCTGGCATACAAAGGGCTCCTAACCTCTCAACATTAATAAGTTTGGTAATacatttgtcattattttttctaaaatgaaataaaaaaatccccttAAATTAGTATGTATGTGAGGAGAGTTCCCTGGCTGCAGTCTGCAAAATTACAAGTTTGTGTCTCTGACCATGTTTGCACACACATAATGTCATTTTCAGCTGTAGCCACTTGCTAACCATTTTCAAGCAAACAAGGTGGATAATAGATGAGCATTTAGATAATGAGTTTTAATGCCAAACCAAAGCAGCTTGAGGTCCATGAGCAAGGAGCAGTTGGAGAAATGACACCCAGATACTGAGGAGTCAATGGAGGATTTTTAAACTCTCATGAATGCATTGACTTAATGATGTGCTTGCATGTGTTGATGTGCACTTTGTGTAGCTGACCAAATCAATACTTCCTTCCAATTTAATGGTGTAgagcaggcatgtccaaagtccggcccgggggccaatcacggcccgcggtcagatttcatacggcccgcagcttcggtcttataatgtattatttatagcccgcctgcactgtgaaacagaataaataaatcataaaacttgaaactgtaattcctcctttcaccaaatggtggcagcaccactttaatactatcagtctgcctCCGTGCAGCAAACCCCTCTCcgctcatttctgccatggccactgcaaagaaagcaagttaacagtgagggccgccgctttcaagagagatgggaattacaatacttcttcactgaaaatcaaggcaattgtgcttgtctaatttgtgagatggttgccttgtttaaggatttcaacgtaaagagacactaccagactaaacatgctaacacatacaacaagctaacagggagtgaccgtgctgaaaaagtgaagcagctccaagctgcactggcatcacaacagcgattcttcATGCGGACctgtgagtcaaaagaaaataccaccaaagcaagctatgaagtggccatgttaatagctaaacatggcaaaccttttactgaaggtacatttatcaaagactgtgttatgaaaatggt encodes:
- the LOC116727453 gene encoding oocyte zinc finger protein XlCOF6.1-like isoform X3, which translates into the protein MKVEDKDSGKEKSRGVRISEVMKVEADEPGGLRLEPPIPAASTSQLDQTEDNKDLNVHMIKAKEEVPHDWSSSLYQQNSNTPHVKEEEEELRICLKEEQLTVKSEDEEKQVIEQIKSDEESKTDGATRSPAEKRKSDLDGEHCGEPEPDRNPNPACFSQQSEMAIHKTGQSSQLCSKPAVQSEVQSGEKPFSCSICGKSFKNKKCVRLHMMVHVQSRNHRCDLCGKCFKKNSCLQEHIRVHTGEKPFACDVCGRRFHAKTILRDHLKVHSGEKPFSCDTCGARFKRNVCLTKHSKIHAAERPFVCSLCSKEFVHENNFTRHMRVHTGEKPFICGFCSKGFPLQTRLNSHMRVHTGERPYNCSVCSRAFSYQETLKRHMSVHTGEKPYTCSVCSRSFSHSDTLKTHMRVHTGEKPFVCSVCSRGFSQQRYLNGHMSVHST